The stretch of DNA ttttcatttactttacCTTTTTAAACGTGGCAATGTTTCCTTGTAGCcattctctccttccttttgctGTATGACAGTACATGTAAAGCAGGGCTCCTTTCCTCCAGTAAAGACATTCTAACAATTCTGCACCAAGGATGTTAATGGGCTGAAATAAAATCCAACAAACTGGGCTAACACAAAAATAACCCACCTGAACTAGTCATAAACACAGTAACACATGCAAAGAGTCTCTTACTTCAGAGGCTGTACTTGACAGCAGCACTCAGAAACACAAGACTAACGGAATACTGAAAATGGCCAAACCAAACTATCATTAACATGTCGTACAACCGTAAAATGTTAGTGAGAGAAATTCTGAGTACGCAACAAGTTATTTGAAACACTATTTTGAGGAATCAGTATTTAAATACAAGTAAGAGttgaaaatctttcaaaatacCTCAAGTTCTGCCcatcaaaaatacaaatactacCATcctgtttcagattttttattttaaaataatgaaataattaatccTCTGGCTCAAGAACATCAGTACTCACTTCTTCATCTACGTTGCATTCCCTCACTAGATCTTCTGGTTCTGAAAGAATACAAATAAGTTCTTTAAGTTTTTGCAAGGAAGTTTCTTCTGGAAAATCTTCATCCACAAGCTGGTTTTCCTCAAAATACGTTATGTCTAGGACAGCCTATGAAAACAAGAAGACATACAAAGGAAAAACGCTACCGGCAAAATAACGAAGTAGTGGTGTGTTGTAACACAGAAAACTTGTTAGTTTATAAAACAATACAatttgaaggtatttttaaacactttgtTTACTAAAGGTGCAAGTTATAAGTATTGAAAGATTGCTGGCAGTGAACGTAAAGTCAAACCCCTTTCTGTCCCTAAAGTATCAGTACAATTATTCTCGACTCCCAAGTTATCCAAGTCAGCTGCAGCCATGTGCTTCACAGATGTTCACCGTATACACCAAGTAACAAGATATCCTTTTCTGCTCTATCCTCCTTTTTACACCAAAGCTTCTCTCACAATATACACAGATTTTCTCGAAAGTCAGCTTGATGGTTTAAATACAATACCTGGGTATAgagctgaaaaagagaagaaggaggcTCTTTCCCTTCGTTACAGAGGTCCTTCAGCTtctccagagcagctgagccTTTTGCTAGGAAGGTATCTGAAGGAAGAACACAATGCTTCCTTAGCACTGAAAGGCACTCAGCAGGAGCCTcgctttctctcctttttcacaTGGCTTCATCCACCCTCGCGGTATTTACAATAGCAGCTGGGTAACACAGCGCTTAAGCAAGCCAGCTGTCCTGTTAGCCCGCACCTTTCACAATTAAACTGAGGGCATCCGCGGCACGCTCCGCGTTCCCAAGCCGACCCCCACGGTCCGTTCGCGGGGATGCCCTACACCCCGCCCTGAGGGCCGCCCTCCGCCTGGTCCTCGGCCCGTCCCCCCCCGCTGTGCCGCTCACCGTCCCCGGCCGCGCCCCGGGGCGCCCCGAGCCGCCGGCCCAGCGCCGCCAGCCGGGGCCGCAGCACGGGCACTGCCGGCAGCGCCATGGCCGCGCCCGCGCACACGCGCAGGCGCAGCggggctgtggcacagcagagccGCGGGAGCGGGGATGGCGGTGCTGGGCGTCGGGGCTGCCTCGCCTCCCTCagctcccgccccgccgggacAGCCCTGCGCGCAACGAAGGCCGCGAGGGCAACTTTGGTTGTGTGGAGGCGTGAAAGCTCTTGAATAACAGGCGTCCGTGGCGTCTGCGGATCCGTGTCACGGTCCCCCGGGGAGAGTTGCTCTCGTGAGCCTGTGTCAGCAGAATTTGTGTAGTGAACTTACAcgttggaaaagatctttggggtcatccagtccaaacTATGACCAAACACCGACATCTCAACTAGActgtggcacttagtgccacatccattttttccttaaacacccCCAGGGgcggtgactccaccacctccctaggCAGCCTATTCCACTATTTAGTCACTCTTTCCCtgaggaaattcctcctaatgtccaactGAAACTTCCCCTAGCACAGTTTAAGACTACATGCTCCTGTCTTGTctctagttgcctgggagaaaagactgaTCCCCTCTGGCTATTGCCTCCTTCtaggtggttgtagagagtgatgaggtcaccCCCGAGCCTcttccaggctaaacaactccagctccctcagctgctcctcacaggacttgtgctccagaccctttgGCAGCCTCCATGCTTcgtgctctgctccagcacctcaatgttcTTCATGgattgaggggcccagaactggacacaggacttgagATGTGGcttcaccagtgccaagtataGAGGGAGAATGATGTCCCTGGTTCTGCTGGCtacactattcctgatacaggccaggatgccattggccacctgggacacagctgggctTTGTTCAGCTGGCT from Chiroxiphia lanceolata isolate bChiLan1 chromosome Z, bChiLan1.pri, whole genome shotgun sequence encodes:
- the CZH5orf51 gene encoding UPF0600 protein C5orf51 homolog codes for the protein MISNSMLKCSREQLSPGDRDTDPQTPRTPVIQELSRLHTTKVALAAFVARRAVPAGRELREARQPRRPAPPSPLPRLCCATAPLRLRVCAGAAMALPAVPVLRPRLAALGRRLGAPRGAAGDDTFLAKGSAALEKLKDLCNEGKEPPSSLFQLYTQAVLDITYFEENQLVDEDFPEETSLQKLKELICILSEPEDLVRECNVDEEPINILGAELLECLYWRKGALLYMYCHTAKGRREWLQGNIATFKKCLNDGVHYLMKMLSFRCPLQLNEDVLLQDKDTARLLSEGIFSDTHLLAMMYSGEMCYWGLKHGGEGKQESPESVDPVCDSSLGSGTQSVWLDFQETGKNMLTKYVTVCEGPLKSQGWNTTTAKQMLRDFVKSHS